One window of Sinorhizobium numidicum genomic DNA carries:
- a CDS encoding SRPBCC family protein produces MTVATDTKPAGERELVLTRLIDAPREKVYRAFTDPELLKQWFAPLPWTITEAELDVRAGGTNRFVMRSPEGELYPNQGVYLEVVPNEKIVVTDAYTEAWKPSEKPFMTAVMTFEDEGGKTRYTARALHWSVEDREVHEKMGFHEGWGQCADQLATLVAKL; encoded by the coding sequence ATGACTGTAGCGACTGACACCAAGCCCGCCGGCGAACGCGAACTGGTTTTGACCCGCCTGATCGATGCCCCGCGTGAGAAGGTCTATCGTGCCTTTACGGACCCGGAGCTCCTGAAGCAATGGTTCGCGCCGTTGCCGTGGACGATCACGGAAGCGGAGCTCGATGTGAGGGCCGGTGGCACCAATCGTTTTGTCATGCGCTCGCCGGAGGGCGAGCTCTATCCAAATCAGGGCGTCTATCTGGAGGTCGTGCCAAACGAAAAGATCGTCGTAACCGACGCATATACGGAAGCCTGGAAGCCGTCCGAGAAGCCGTTCATGACCGCGGTGATGACCTTCGAGGACGAGGGCGGCAAGACCCGCTACACAGCCCGCGCCCTCCACTGGAGTGTGGAGGACCGGGAAGTGCATGAGAAGATGGGCTTCCACGAGGGCTGGGGCCAATGCGCCGATCAGCTCGCCACTCTGGTCGCGAAACTCTGA
- a CDS encoding D-arabinono-1,4-lactone oxidase — MLQAGGHWRNWVGNQSCIVRHNGAPESEAALAEMVREATSAGLNVRCAGSGHSFTPVVATSGLLLTLSGMQGVVNIDQARKRVSVKAGTTINQLGKVLKSSGLSLINQGDIDSQALAGALTTGTHGTGAALGNMASQIVGMRLVQPDGSILVVDETTPDLLEAARVSIGMLGVVSEITLQAMDSYNLHEKLWRCDFDECMEQHDELAAKHRHFGFFWCPVLESRHCYCLPDTSAVSTTSKTSDVCEMKVIDITERPPMEQAFEKIAYSSEIYPIEYVPNFHELEYAVPVAHGKDAVRAVRKLMLEKHPTCVYPIEYRFTAGDSGWISPFYEQDSITLSVSGEPGTDYWEYLKDVDTILRQYGSRPHWGKLHFLATEDVTVLYPRAGDFRALRARVDPEGRFLNDHLRQLFA, encoded by the coding sequence ATGCTGCAGGCAGGTGGCCACTGGAGAAACTGGGTCGGCAATCAATCATGCATCGTGCGTCACAACGGCGCGCCGGAGAGCGAAGCCGCACTTGCCGAGATGGTCCGGGAGGCGACATCCGCCGGGCTCAACGTGCGTTGCGCCGGCTCCGGCCACTCGTTCACGCCGGTCGTCGCGACGAGCGGGCTGTTGCTGACGCTTTCCGGCATGCAGGGCGTCGTCAATATCGATCAGGCGCGCAAGCGCGTCTCGGTCAAGGCCGGCACGACAATCAACCAGCTTGGCAAGGTGCTGAAGTCCAGCGGGCTGTCTCTCATCAACCAAGGCGATATCGACAGCCAAGCGCTTGCCGGCGCGCTCACCACCGGGACTCACGGCACCGGCGCCGCGCTCGGTAACATGGCCTCGCAGATCGTCGGCATGCGCCTTGTTCAACCCGACGGAAGCATCCTCGTCGTCGACGAAACGACGCCCGACCTGCTTGAAGCGGCGCGCGTCTCCATCGGCATGCTCGGCGTGGTCTCGGAAATCACGCTGCAGGCCATGGACAGCTACAATCTGCATGAGAAGTTGTGGCGGTGCGACTTTGACGAATGCATGGAACAACACGACGAGCTTGCGGCCAAGCACCGGCATTTTGGCTTCTTCTGGTGCCCGGTTCTCGAAAGCAGGCATTGCTATTGCCTGCCGGACACCTCCGCGGTCTCGACGACCAGCAAGACCTCGGACGTCTGCGAGATGAAGGTGATCGACATCACCGAGCGGCCGCCGATGGAGCAGGCATTCGAAAAGATCGCCTATTCGTCGGAGATCTATCCGATCGAATACGTACCCAACTTCCACGAGCTGGAATATGCGGTGCCGGTCGCGCACGGCAAGGATGCGGTGCGGGCCGTGCGCAAGCTGATGCTGGAAAAGCATCCGACCTGCGTTTACCCGATCGAATATCGTTTCACGGCAGGCGATTCCGGCTGGATAAGCCCGTTCTACGAACAGGATTCGATCACGCTCTCCGTCTCAGGCGAGCCCGGCACCGATTACTGGGAATATCTGAAGGACGTCGACACAATCCTCCGCCAGTACGGTTCGCGGCCGCACTGGGGCAAGCTGCACTTCCTCGCCACCGAGGACGTCACGGTACTATACCCGCGCGCCGGCGATTTCCGCGCGCTCAGGGCCAGGGTCGATCCGGAGGGCCGCTTCCTCAACGATCATCTCCGTCAGCTCTTTGCCTGA
- a CDS encoding VOC family protein: MAPALEGILETALYAEDLDRAETFYGTVLGLQRITRAGNRHVFFRCGDSVLLIFNPAETMKPPAADALPVPPHGTNGHGHMCFRVAAEALDAWKTKLEQAGVAIEADIRWPNGARSFYFRDPAGNSIECAEPGLWAVED; encoded by the coding sequence TTGGCCCCGGCGCTTGAAGGCATTCTGGAAACTGCGCTCTATGCGGAGGATCTCGACCGCGCCGAGACCTTTTACGGCACGGTGCTCGGCTTGCAGCGGATCACCCGCGCCGGCAACCGACACGTTTTCTTCCGCTGCGGCGACAGCGTGCTTCTGATCTTCAATCCGGCAGAAACGATGAAGCCGCCTGCCGCCGATGCGCTCCCCGTGCCTCCCCATGGCACGAACGGGCATGGACATATGTGCTTCCGTGTCGCCGCAGAGGCGCTCGATGCATGGAAGACGAAACTGGAACAGGCAGGCGTTGCGATCGAGGCAGACATTCGCTGGCCGAACGGCGCCCGCTCCTTCTATTTCCGCGACCCTGCCGGCAACAGCATCGAATGCGCGGAACCGGGCCTCTGGGCCGTTGAAGATTGA
- the rph gene encoding ribonuclease PH — protein sequence MRPSGRKTDQMRKVSFERNFSKHAEGSCLVRFGDTHVLCTASLEEKVPAWLRNGGKGWVTAEYGMLPRATGERMRREAASGKQSGRTQEIQRLIGRSLRAVVDLPALGERQISIDCDVIQADGGTRTASITGAWIALHDCLKWMEARNMVKVEKVLRDHVAAISCGIFANQTVIDLDYLEDSAAETDANFVMTGSGGLVEIQGTAEGKPFSEEEFASLMSLAKKGIAELIELQKQAIAG from the coding sequence ATGCGGCCATCCGGCAGAAAAACCGACCAAATGCGCAAGGTTTCCTTCGAGCGCAATTTCTCCAAGCACGCGGAGGGCTCCTGCCTCGTGCGCTTCGGCGACACGCATGTGCTGTGCACCGCGAGCCTTGAAGAGAAAGTTCCCGCATGGCTGCGCAACGGCGGCAAGGGCTGGGTCACGGCCGAATACGGCATGCTGCCGCGCGCGACCGGCGAGCGGATGAGGCGCGAAGCGGCGAGCGGCAAGCAGAGCGGCCGGACGCAGGAGATTCAGCGGCTGATCGGGCGCTCGCTCCGTGCCGTCGTCGACTTGCCGGCGCTTGGCGAGCGTCAGATTTCCATCGACTGCGATGTCATCCAGGCGGATGGCGGTACACGCACTGCTTCGATCACCGGGGCATGGATCGCGCTGCACGACTGTCTGAAGTGGATGGAGGCGCGTAACATGGTCAAGGTGGAAAAGGTTCTGAGGGACCACGTCGCGGCGATTTCGTGTGGCATCTTTGCCAATCAGACGGTGATCGACCTCGATTATCTCGAGGACTCGGCGGCCGAAACCGACGCCAATTTCGTCATGACCGGCAGCGGCGGCCTCGTCGAGATCCAGGGAACGGCCGAGGGCAAACCCTTTAGCGAGGAAGAATTCGCGAGTCTTATGAGCCTCGCAAAGAAGGGCATCGCCGAGCTTATCGAACTGCAGAAGCAGGCGATTGCCGGTTGA
- the hrcA gene encoding heat-inducible transcriptional repressor HrcA: MVLRNSGAKEIAAALDERSGDIFRRIVESYLESGEPVGSRNLSRLLPISLSPASVRNVMSDLEDLGLIYSPHVSAGRLPTQTGLRFFVDAFMQVGHLSPEDRASIERQVRRGDRDQPVESLLAEASQMLSGMSRGAGLVITTKSDPVLKHVEFIRLAPTKALAVLVGEHDQVENRIIELPAGVTSAQLTEAANFLNAHLSGQTIAEVRTQLEKVKKTVRGELDALSQDLVERGLAIWSGSEGDEKPTRLIVRGRANLLEGLEGAEDIDRLRMLFDDLEKKDSLIELLNLAESGPGVRIFIGSENKLFSLSGSSLIVAPYRDSDDRIVGAVGVIGPTRLNYSRIVPMVDYTAQLMSRLSR; encoded by the coding sequence ATGGTACTGCGCAACTCTGGAGCGAAGGAGATCGCGGCGGCACTCGATGAGCGCTCCGGCGACATATTTCGTCGCATCGTCGAGAGCTATCTCGAAAGCGGCGAGCCGGTCGGCTCACGCAATCTTTCGCGGCTGCTGCCGATTTCGCTGTCGCCCGCCTCCGTGCGCAACGTGATGAGCGATCTCGAGGACCTAGGCCTCATCTATTCACCGCATGTCAGCGCGGGGCGGCTTCCGACGCAGACGGGTTTGCGCTTCTTCGTCGACGCCTTCATGCAGGTCGGTCATCTTTCACCGGAGGACCGCGCTTCGATCGAGCGACAGGTCCGCCGGGGAGATCGGGATCAGCCGGTTGAAAGCCTGCTCGCCGAGGCAAGCCAGATGCTTTCCGGCATGTCTCGCGGTGCCGGCCTCGTTATCACCACAAAGAGCGACCCGGTGTTGAAGCACGTCGAGTTCATCCGCCTGGCGCCGACCAAGGCGCTTGCGGTCCTCGTCGGCGAACATGACCAGGTGGAAAACCGCATCATCGAACTGCCGGCGGGTGTCACGAGCGCGCAGCTGACCGAGGCGGCCAACTTCCTCAACGCCCATCTTTCCGGGCAGACGATCGCGGAAGTGCGGACGCAACTCGAAAAGGTCAAGAAAACGGTGCGCGGAGAGCTTGACGCCCTGTCGCAGGACCTCGTCGAACGCGGCCTCGCGATCTGGTCGGGCAGCGAAGGCGACGAGAAGCCGACGCGGCTCATCGTCCGTGGCCGCGCCAACCTGCTAGAGGGCCTCGAAGGTGCCGAGGATATCGACCGGCTACGCATGCTGTTCGACGATCTCGAAAAGAAGGACAGCCTGATCGAGCTCCTCAATCTCGCAGAAAGCGGCCCGGGCGTGCGCATCTTTATCGGATCGGAAAACAAGTTGTTTTCGCTTTCGGGATCATCGCTGATTGTCGCGCCCTACCGCGACAGCGATGACCGCATCGTCGGCGCCGTCGGCGTGATCGGCCCGACTCGGCTCAATTATTCACGCATCGTACCAATGGTCGATTACACCGCCCAGCTCATGTCGCGGTTGTCGCGTTGA
- the hemW gene encoding radical SAM family heme chaperone HemW: MQTAPLSAIGDGMDPGFGVYVHWPFCAAKCPYCDFNSHVRHQPVDQPRFVAAFLKEMAAVRALSGPRTVTSIFMGGGTPSLMDPTTVETILNGIAQHWYVPHGIEITMEANPSSVEATRFHGYRAAGVNRVSLGVQALNDRDLKFLGRLHNVEDALKAVRLAREIFPRMSFDLIYARPNQTVEEWERELREAVSYAVDHLSLYQLTIEEGTPFYGLHKAGKLVVPDGEQSAVLYEATQQITAAIGMPAYEVSNHARPGAESRHNLTYWRYGDYAGIGPGAHGRLTTAGAKIATATERKPEEWLRLVEERGDGMVERELLDLEAQADELLLMGLRLKEGVDLARWQTLSGRDPDPAREQFLIEHGFIERLGNSRLRCTPAGMLILDAVVADLAC, encoded by the coding sequence ATGCAGACGGCCCCGCTTTCGGCGATCGGTGACGGCATGGACCCGGGTTTCGGCGTCTATGTGCACTGGCCGTTCTGCGCGGCCAAATGCCCCTATTGCGACTTCAACAGCCACGTTCGCCATCAGCCGGTGGACCAGCCGCGCTTTGTCGCTGCGTTCCTCAAGGAGATGGCGGCAGTTCGGGCGCTTTCCGGTCCGCGGACCGTCACGAGCATTTTCATGGGTGGCGGCACGCCGTCGCTGATGGATCCGACGACTGTCGAGACCATCCTCAACGGCATCGCTCAGCACTGGTACGTGCCCCACGGCATCGAGATCACCATGGAGGCCAATCCTTCGAGCGTTGAGGCAACGCGTTTCCATGGCTATCGCGCCGCCGGCGTCAACCGCGTGTCGCTCGGCGTTCAGGCACTGAACGACCGGGACCTCAAATTCCTCGGCCGGCTGCACAATGTCGAGGACGCACTGAAGGCGGTTCGGCTCGCGCGCGAGATATTTCCGCGGATGTCCTTCGACCTGATCTATGCCCGCCCCAACCAGACGGTCGAGGAATGGGAGCGTGAGTTGAGGGAAGCCGTCTCCTACGCCGTCGACCATCTCTCGCTCTACCAGTTGACGATCGAGGAAGGGACACCGTTCTACGGCCTGCATAAGGCGGGCAAGCTTGTCGTGCCGGATGGCGAGCAGTCGGCGGTGCTTTACGAAGCGACGCAGCAAATAACGGCGGCGATCGGCATGCCGGCCTATGAAGTCTCCAATCATGCCCGACCAGGCGCCGAAAGCCGCCACAACCTCACCTACTGGCGTTATGGCGACTATGCCGGTATTGGCCCGGGTGCCCACGGGCGTCTGACGACCGCCGGCGCCAAGATCGCGACGGCAACGGAACGGAAGCCGGAAGAATGGCTTCGCCTCGTCGAAGAACGTGGCGACGGCATGGTAGAGCGCGAACTGCTCGATCTCGAAGCCCAGGCCGACGAGCTTTTGTTGATGGGGCTCCGGCTGAAGGAAGGCGTCGACCTCGCTCGCTGGCAGACACTTTCGGGGCGGGACCCGGATCCGGCGCGCGAACAGTTCCTGATCGAGCACGGTTTCATCGAGCGGCTCGGCAATTCGCGCTTGCGCTGCACGCCGGCCGGCATGCTGATCCTCGACGCAGTGGTCGCAGATCTCGCTTGCTAG
- a CDS encoding RNA polymerase sigma factor has protein sequence MTDTAWIDLALVSARPQAMGALLRYFRNLDMAEEAFQEACIRALKAWPKSGPPRDPAAWLIFVGRNSGIDTVRRQSRETALPPEELLSDIDDRESELADRLDGSHYRDDILRLLFVCSNPALPATQQIALALRIVSGLSVRQIARAFLVSEAAMEQRITRAKGRVAAAGIPFETPDAADRPERLAAVATMIYLLFNEGYSAMNGPEGVSADFCDEAIRLSRLLLRLFPAEPEMMGLTALLLLQHSRARARFDASGAIVLLEDQDRRQWNRSMITEALAMIDKAMRHRRPGPYQIQAAIAALHARAERPELTDWEEIDLLYQALERLQPSPVVTLNRAVAVSKREGPEAALALIEPLCDKLSGYFYYHGLRGGLLKQMGRRREARIAFDRAIALATNAAEAAYIRMQLDQIAAETGSSEFAEEKR, from the coding sequence ATGACCGACACTGCCTGGATCGATCTCGCACTGGTTTCCGCACGGCCGCAGGCAATGGGCGCGCTTCTGCGCTATTTCCGCAATCTCGACATGGCCGAGGAAGCCTTTCAGGAGGCCTGCATCCGGGCATTGAAGGCTTGGCCGAAGAGCGGACCGCCGCGCGACCCGGCCGCCTGGCTGATTTTCGTCGGTCGCAACAGCGGCATCGACACGGTGAGGCGGCAATCGCGCGAGACGGCGCTGCCACCCGAAGAACTGCTTTCCGATATCGATGATAGGGAAAGCGAACTCGCCGACCGCCTCGACGGATCGCATTATCGCGACGACATCCTGCGTCTGCTTTTTGTCTGCAGCAATCCGGCCCTGCCGGCGACGCAGCAGATCGCGCTCGCCCTCAGGATCGTTTCCGGCCTCTCCGTCAGGCAGATCGCCCGAGCTTTTCTCGTCAGCGAAGCGGCAATGGAGCAGCGCATCACCCGCGCCAAGGGGCGCGTTGCGGCGGCCGGCATTCCGTTCGAGACGCCCGATGCTGCCGATCGCCCCGAGCGGCTCGCGGCTGTTGCGACAATGATCTACCTCCTCTTCAACGAGGGCTATTCGGCGATGAACGGTCCCGAAGGCGTTTCCGCCGATTTCTGTGACGAGGCCATACGCTTGTCGCGGTTGCTCCTGCGGCTGTTTCCGGCCGAACCGGAGATGATGGGACTGACGGCATTGCTGCTGCTCCAGCATTCGCGTGCCCGCGCGCGCTTCGATGCAAGCGGCGCCATCGTCCTGCTCGAGGATCAGGACCGGCGACAGTGGAACAGGTCGATGATCACGGAGGCGCTTGCGATGATCGACAAGGCGATGCGCCATCGCCGCCCCGGTCCCTATCAGATCCAAGCCGCAATCGCGGCGCTCCACGCGCGCGCCGAGCGTCCGGAGCTGACGGATTGGGAAGAGATCGACCTGCTTTATCAGGCGCTTGAACGGTTGCAGCCATCGCCCGTCGTCACGCTCAACCGCGCGGTTGCCGTGTCCAAACGCGAAGGGCCGGAGGCAGCGCTGGCGCTGATCGAGCCGCTCTGCGACAAGCTCTCCGGCTATTTCTATTATCACGGCCTGCGCGGCGGCCTGCTCAAGCAGATGGGCCGGCGGCGCGAGGCGCGCATTGCCTTCGATCGCGCGATCGCATTGGCGACCAATGCGGCCGAGGCTGCCTACATCCGCATGCAACTTGATCAAATTGCTGCGGAAACAGGCTCATCCGAGTTCGCGGAAGAAAAAAGATAA
- the grpE gene encoding nucleotide exchange factor GrpE encodes MTDETKKNGPEAAAQAEKMAAAAPETAERPEADVSAAAPDPLELAKAENAELRDKYLRLAAEMDNLRRRTERDIKDAKAYSVAGFARDMLAVSDNLRRALEAIPAEARESGEAGLTALIEGVEMTERAMLAALERHGVKKLEPTGQKFDPNFHQAMFEVPNADVPNNTVVQVIQAGYTIGERVLRPAMVGVAKGGPKAAAAENETPAA; translated from the coding sequence ATGACCGACGAAACGAAGAAGAACGGACCTGAGGCCGCGGCTCAGGCAGAGAAAATGGCCGCTGCCGCGCCGGAAACGGCGGAAAGGCCGGAAGCCGATGTGTCCGCCGCCGCGCCAGATCCGCTGGAGCTCGCCAAAGCGGAGAATGCGGAATTGCGCGACAAATATCTTCGCCTCGCCGCCGAGATGGACAATCTGCGCCGGCGCACCGAGCGCGACATCAAGGATGCGAAGGCCTATTCCGTCGCCGGCTTCGCGCGCGACATGCTGGCGGTATCCGACAATCTGCGCCGCGCGCTCGAGGCCATTCCGGCCGAAGCGAGGGAAAGCGGCGAAGCAGGTCTCACGGCTCTGATCGAGGGTGTGGAGATGACCGAGCGGGCAATGCTCGCCGCGCTTGAGCGCCATGGCGTGAAGAAGCTGGAGCCGACTGGTCAGAAGTTCGACCCGAACTTTCATCAGGCGATGTTTGAAGTTCCGAACGCGGACGTTCCGAACAATACCGTCGTTCAGGTGATCCAGGCAGGCTACACGATCGGCGAGCGCGTTCTGCGGCCGGCGATGGTCGGTGTTGCAAAGGGCGGCCCGAAAGCGGCAGCAGCCGAAAACGAGACGCCGGCGGCCTGA
- a CDS encoding glutathione S-transferase family protein: protein MILYYQTHSPFARKVLVFANEAGIANRLEVIHHETSPTLRNEQVYAENPLGKVPVLLRAGAPAIFDSDVICAYLDTLHGGRKLIPESGEARWQALVLQSVAQELAQTGINLRWETVRRPEPLRYAALRDGYAEKIDASYDWLEATPALQAPLHLGHIALATALSWMAFRDLLSFRARPKLTRWFDEFERRPSMLATPLSGETHD from the coding sequence ATGATCCTTTACTATCAGACCCATTCTCCCTTTGCCCGCAAGGTGCTCGTCTTCGCTAACGAGGCCGGGATAGCGAACCGGCTGGAGGTCATTCACCACGAAACCAGCCCGACTCTGCGTAATGAGCAGGTCTATGCGGAAAACCCGCTCGGCAAGGTGCCCGTGCTGCTTCGCGCCGGCGCGCCGGCAATCTTCGATTCCGATGTGATCTGTGCCTATCTCGACACGCTCCACGGCGGCAGGAAGCTCATTCCGGAGAGCGGAGAGGCCCGCTGGCAGGCGCTGGTGCTGCAATCCGTCGCACAGGAGCTGGCGCAGACGGGGATCAATCTCCGCTGGGAGACGGTCAGGCGGCCAGAACCGCTGCGCTATGCGGCGCTTCGGGACGGTTATGCCGAAAAGATTGACGCAAGCTATGATTGGCTGGAAGCGACGCCGGCGTTGCAGGCGCCGCTTCATTTGGGCCATATCGCCCTGGCGACGGCGCTCTCCTGGATGGCGTTTCGTGACTTGCTGTCGTTTCGGGCTCGCCCGAAGCTTACTCGATGGTTCGACGAATTCGAGCGACGGCCCTCGATGCTGGCGACGCCGCTTTCCGGCGAGACGCATGACTGA
- the rdgB gene encoding RdgB/HAM1 family non-canonical purine NTP pyrophosphatase, producing the protein MRKLDDKTLVVASHNAGKIREIRDLIGPLGFEAKSAADLNFVEPDETGTTFEENAMIKALTSARASGLPALSDDSGLAIDALGGAPGVYTANWAEREDGSRDFAIAMEKVEGALQEKGAVTPESRTARFVSVLCLAWPDGHVELFRGEVEGHVVWPPRGTSGFGYDPIFQPKGYDTTFGEMSAEEKHGWRPGDKEALSHRARAFKLFAETCLGA; encoded by the coding sequence ATGCGCAAACTGGATGACAAGACGCTCGTCGTCGCAAGTCACAATGCCGGCAAGATCCGCGAAATTCGCGATCTGATCGGCCCGCTCGGCTTTGAGGCGAAGTCCGCGGCCGATCTCAATTTCGTCGAACCGGATGAAACCGGCACGACCTTCGAGGAAAACGCGATGATCAAGGCGCTTACCTCTGCAAGAGCCTCGGGCCTGCCGGCGCTTTCGGACGATTCCGGCCTGGCAATCGACGCGCTCGGCGGCGCGCCTGGCGTCTACACGGCCAATTGGGCCGAGCGCGAAGATGGCAGCCGCGACTTTGCTATAGCGATGGAAAAGGTCGAAGGCGCGCTTCAGGAGAAGGGCGCGGTGACGCCCGAAAGCCGCACCGCGCGCTTCGTCTCCGTGCTCTGCCTTGCCTGGCCGGACGGGCACGTGGAGCTCTTTCGCGGCGAGGTCGAGGGCCACGTCGTCTGGCCGCCGCGCGGCACGAGCGGTTTCGGCTACGATCCAATCTTCCAACCGAAGGGTTACGACACCACATTCGGCGAAATGAGCGCGGAAGAAAAACACGGCTGGAGGCCGGGCGATAAAGAAGCCCTTTCGCATCGCGCCCGCGCCTTCAAGCTTTTCGCCGAAACCTGCCTCGGCGCCTAG
- a CDS encoding SDR family NAD(P)-dependent oxidoreductase, whose product MTGKLSGKIALISGGAGGCGLAASRLFAREGAKVGIVDLPHSKGEEVAAAIRAEGGSAVFAAADVSVSAQVSAAVGAVEDALGPITVLFNHAGILAVGPLLETEEDEWDRLMAVNVRSMFLMTKAVLPGMLKAGGGSIVCTSSISAVAATPMEVLYDTTKGACHMFARAIAVEFRDRGIRCNAVCPGFIATDHGKREIAGLSKYGVDVSEAAIAAQQGRMCDPMEVARAALFLASDESSFVNGTHLFVDNCFTAV is encoded by the coding sequence ATGACGGGCAAGCTTTCAGGCAAGATTGCACTAATCAGCGGCGGCGCTGGCGGCTGCGGACTGGCGGCATCTCGATTGTTCGCCCGTGAGGGCGCCAAAGTCGGCATCGTCGATTTGCCGCACAGCAAGGGCGAGGAGGTTGCCGCAGCCATTCGCGCCGAGGGTGGCAGTGCCGTGTTCGCGGCCGCCGATGTCTCGGTTTCGGCGCAGGTCAGTGCTGCGGTCGGTGCCGTCGAAGATGCTCTTGGGCCGATCACCGTGTTGTTCAACCATGCGGGCATCCTTGCCGTCGGTCCTCTCCTCGAAACGGAGGAGGACGAATGGGACCGGTTGATGGCGGTGAATGTCCGCAGCATGTTCCTGATGACCAAGGCCGTGCTTCCAGGCATGCTCAAGGCGGGCGGTGGCAGCATCGTCTGCACCTCGTCGATTTCGGCGGTCGCCGCAACGCCGATGGAAGTGCTGTACGACACGACGAAGGGCGCCTGCCATATGTTTGCCCGCGCGATCGCTGTCGAGTTCCGCGACCGGGGCATCCGCTGCAATGCCGTCTGCCCCGGCTTCATAGCCACGGACCACGGCAAGCGTGAGATCGCGGGTCTAAGCAAATACGGCGTCGACGTATCCGAAGCCGCAATTGCCGCCCAACAGGGGCGGATGTGCGACCCGATGGAAGTCGCCCGTGCAGCGCTGTTCCTGGCGAGCGACGAATCGAGCTTCGTCAACGGCACGCACCTGTTCGTTGATAATTGCTTCACCGCAGTCTGA
- a CDS encoding nuclear transport factor 2 family protein, translated as MSTTGNEAAIEEIRAVIEDWAEALRQKDAERVLAHGTEDCLVFSLAPPLTASDGDGEGLEQWFSTWKGPIGYRLEEVDISASGDVAFATALAHLSGEKHDGEKASLWYRQTLGLKWTEKGWKIAHQHESVPFYMDGSFKAAVDLDPRSEVDWQSPSHPPMAGVIAYLGVQDANATAEFYGRAFGAKEVDRKYAEDGKRLIHCHLTINGGALMLNDPFPEFGYQWRPPEGFVLHLVVDDADFWWKRAVAAGAEVTMPLEIAFWGDYYGQLRDPFGITWAIVAPVKKGD; from the coding sequence ATGTCCACCACCGGAAACGAAGCCGCCATTGAGGAAATCCGGGCGGTAATCGAGGATTGGGCGGAGGCCCTGCGCCAGAAGGATGCGGAGCGCGTCCTGGCCCATGGCACGGAGGATTGCCTCGTCTTCTCGCTGGCGCCGCCCCTGACAGCATCGGACGGGGATGGCGAGGGGCTTGAGCAGTGGTTCTCGACCTGGAAGGGCCCGATTGGCTACCGGCTTGAGGAAGTCGATATTTCCGCGAGCGGCGATGTCGCCTTCGCGACGGCGCTGGCGCATCTTTCCGGCGAAAAACATGACGGCGAGAAGGCCAGCCTCTGGTACCGCCAGACGCTCGGCCTGAAATGGACCGAAAAGGGCTGGAAGATCGCGCACCAGCATGAGTCCGTCCCCTTCTACATGGACGGAAGCTTCAAGGCCGCGGTCGACCTCGACCCGAGGTCTGAGGTCGACTGGCAATCGCCGTCGCACCCGCCCATGGCCGGTGTCATCGCCTATCTCGGCGTCCAGGACGCCAATGCCACGGCGGAGTTCTATGGCCGGGCCTTCGGGGCTAAGGAAGTGGACCGCAAATACGCCGAAGATGGCAAACGGCTGATCCATTGCCATCTGACGATCAATGGCGGCGCGCTGATGCTGAACGATCCCTTCCCCGAATTCGGCTATCAGTGGAGGCCGCCGGAAGGTTTCGTCCTGCACCTCGTTGTCGATGATGCCGATTTCTGGTGGAAGCGTGCAGTTGCTGCAGGGGCGGAAGTGACGATGCCGTTGGAGATCGCCTTCTGGGGCGACTATTACGGCCAGCTCCGCGATCCTTTCGGTATCACTTGGGCGATCGTCGCACCGGTGAAAAAGGGCGACTGA